One segment of Rubripirellula amarantea DNA contains the following:
- a CDS encoding sensor histidine kinase translates to MVKDQSDRSDDPMRARYEELAELAGSLAHEIKNPLSVIHMNIDLLSEDLLEIDTPISRRCENRVEIVRQQCERMEGLLRDFLKYTRLQDIDLVSGSLNEQIETVLRAYQAQADANDIDIEKYLDADLPSILLHSDSLQAALMNLVKNALEAMEPGGQLWARTYTTRKAVALDLIDTGSGVDDNTVLHMFEPFYSTKDGGSGLGLPTARKIIEAHGGRISVQSELGRGTKFTLEFPVPKRLA, encoded by the coding sequence ATGGTCAAAGATCAATCGGACCGCAGTGACGATCCCATGCGGGCTCGTTACGAAGAACTAGCTGAGCTTGCTGGTTCGCTCGCGCACGAGATTAAGAACCCATTGTCCGTGATTCATATGAACATTGATTTGCTCAGTGAGGACCTGCTTGAAATCGACACGCCGATTAGTCGTCGTTGCGAAAATCGAGTCGAGATCGTTCGCCAGCAGTGTGAGCGTATGGAAGGGCTGCTGCGTGACTTTTTGAAATACACTCGGCTGCAAGACATCGACTTAGTTTCAGGAAGCCTGAACGAGCAAATTGAAACGGTCCTGCGAGCGTACCAGGCTCAGGCCGATGCCAATGACATCGACATAGAAAAGTATCTTGATGCCGATCTGCCTTCCATTTTGCTGCACAGTGATTCGCTGCAGGCCGCATTGATGAATTTGGTGAAGAACGCACTTGAGGCGATGGAGCCCGGTGGTCAACTATGGGCTCGAACTTACACGACACGCAAGGCAGTTGCGTTGGATTTAATCGACACCGGCAGTGGTGTCGACGACAACACGGTGTTGCACATGTTCGAACCGTTCTACAGCACCAAAGACGGTGGATCGGGTCTAGGATTGCCCACCGCTCGCAAAATCATCGAAGCGCACGGTGGTCGCATCAGCGTGCAAAGTGAACTAGGTCGCGGGACCAAGTTCACGTTGGAATTTCCAGTGCCCAAACGATTGGCCTAG
- a CDS encoding LL-diaminopimelate aminotransferase yields the protein MSTATESTKTTDPYFQSLFADRIGGAGYGKGTEIYKFEKIKRAKRKALADYPDRKLLDFGIGENDAMADAKVREVMSAEVNKVENRGYADNGVIEYKEAAARFMDRHFGVKLDPATQINHCIGSKPAYAMLPACFINPGDVTMMTVPGYPVAGTHTRYYGGEVFKLPLLAENNFLPDLDAIPDDIYRRTKLMVLNYPNSPTGKTAPPEFFEKVVALAKEKEFVVVQDAAHIMLTFDGKPRSFLETPGAMDVGIEVHSMSKGYDMIGWRMGFVCGHERIVSAFADVKDNSDSGQFIATQKAAAAALDDDSIPEQIRAKYKRRMEKLVAVLKECGFQCEMPGGTYFLYTKAPTGTKGGETFAAAEDATRHLIENFGIVTVPWDDAGAFLRFSVTYVAETEAQEDELMQQTKQRLGDAGLVWA from the coding sequence ATGTCTACCGCTACCGAATCAACCAAGACTACAGATCCCTACTTTCAATCGCTCTTCGCGGACCGCATCGGTGGTGCTGGCTACGGCAAGGGCACTGAAATCTACAAGTTCGAAAAGATTAAGCGGGCCAAGCGAAAGGCGCTCGCCGATTATCCAGACCGCAAGTTGCTGGATTTCGGCATTGGCGAAAACGACGCAATGGCCGATGCCAAAGTTCGCGAAGTGATGTCGGCCGAAGTGAACAAGGTCGAGAACCGGGGTTACGCCGACAACGGCGTGATTGAATACAAGGAAGCGGCCGCCCGTTTCATGGATCGCCACTTCGGTGTCAAACTTGACCCGGCGACGCAAATCAATCATTGCATCGGCAGCAAACCAGCCTACGCGATGCTGCCCGCATGCTTCATCAATCCAGGTGATGTAACGATGATGACGGTACCGGGCTATCCGGTCGCCGGAACTCACACGCGTTACTACGGTGGCGAAGTGTTCAAGTTGCCGCTGCTTGCGGAGAACAACTTCTTGCCCGACTTGGATGCGATTCCCGATGACATCTACCGACGCACCAAGTTGATGGTTCTTAACTACCCCAACTCGCCGACCGGTAAGACAGCACCGCCAGAGTTCTTTGAAAAGGTGGTCGCATTGGCCAAAGAAAAAGAGTTTGTCGTCGTCCAGGATGCTGCTCACATTATGTTGACGTTTGACGGCAAGCCTCGCAGTTTCTTGGAAACACCAGGTGCAATGGATGTGGGAATCGAAGTTCACTCCATGAGCAAGGGCTACGACATGATCGGATGGCGCATGGGCTTTGTCTGTGGGCACGAGCGAATTGTGTCGGCGTTTGCCGATGTCAAAGACAACAGTGACAGCGGCCAATTCATCGCCACGCAAAAAGCCGCCGCCGCCGCATTAGATGACGACTCGATCCCCGAACAAATTCGCGCCAAATACAAACGACGAATGGAAAAGCTTGTCGCTGTATTGAAAGAATGTGGATTTCAATGCGAGATGCCTGGTGGTACCTACTTCCTGTACACCAAAGCACCGACGGGAACCAAGGGTGGCGAAACTTTTGCGGCAGCCGAAGACGCGACTCGTCACTTGATCGAAAACTTCGGCATCGTCACCGTGCCATGGGATGACGCCGGAGCGTTCTTGCGTTTCAGCGTGACCTACGTTGCCGAAACCGAAGCTCAAGAAGACGAACTGATGCAACAAACCAAGCAACGCCTTGGTGATGCCGGCTTGGTTTGGGCCTAG
- the rpsT gene encoding 30S ribosomal protein S20 translates to MPNTASAKKRLRQNEKLRVHNRARRSVLRGQLRKVREAVQAGDNELAQTELRTAQKKLDQAAASNLIHRNAAARTKSRLVKLVKAAS, encoded by the coding sequence ATGCCCAATACCGCCAGCGCTAAGAAACGACTTCGTCAAAACGAAAAACTTCGTGTCCACAATCGTGCCCGAAGGAGTGTCCTTCGCGGTCAGCTTCGCAAAGTTCGCGAGGCTGTCCAGGCTGGAGACAACGAATTGGCACAAACCGAGCTTCGCACTGCACAAAAGAAGCTTGATCAAGCTGCTGCCAGCAACCTGATCCATCGCAACGCGGCTGCTCGCACCAAGAGCCGTCTAGTGAAGTTGGTCAAAGCCGCCAGCTAG
- the cobA gene encoding uroporphyrinogen-III C-methyltransferase — translation MERSTSGEIMSQGKVFLIGAGPGDPGLLTLRGAQRLAICDVVLYDGLSNQDLLAHAPHAEHISVGKHGQSRIWKQTEIIDEMLHHARSGRTVARLKGGDPAVFARTAEEVDALREAKIEFEIVPGITAALAAGSFAGIPITHRGLASAVALVTGHEEPGKPQSALDWNALARFPGTLVVYMGVTTAETWTRAIIDAGKDPSTPTAIVRRCSLPDQQTIHCRLDEVAGHLTPASKFRPPVITIIGPVTELAKSMDWVTQRPLHGKTVLVTRPADKAAALAGPLADLGANVLIQPAIATGPISDTSRLDETIAQFNKYDAIIFCSENGVVYFMNRLLDHSTHDLRAFAGKQIGCVGTKTASKLRSDFHLQSDFVPDDFEAASLASGMMESLRGKSVLIIRASRGRDTLPSLLRDSGVAVDEVVAYENRDVVDVDPSVAQQVASGTVDWVTITSSATATSLHRMFGDSLHRMKIASLSPVTSQTLHELGYRVAAEANPYTIESLIEAILKS, via the coding sequence ATGGAAAGGTCAACGTCCGGCGAAATTATGAGCCAAGGCAAAGTATTTCTGATAGGTGCTGGCCCCGGCGATCCCGGGCTTTTGACGCTGCGCGGGGCTCAAAGGCTGGCAATTTGCGATGTGGTGCTCTACGACGGGCTTTCCAACCAGGATTTACTCGCGCACGCCCCTCACGCAGAGCATATTAGCGTGGGAAAACACGGGCAAAGTCGAATTTGGAAGCAGACCGAAATCATCGACGAAATGCTCCACCACGCTCGTTCGGGCCGCACCGTAGCTCGCCTTAAGGGCGGCGATCCCGCCGTTTTCGCTCGAACCGCCGAAGAAGTCGACGCTCTTCGCGAGGCTAAAATTGAGTTTGAGATTGTGCCTGGAATCACCGCAGCCCTGGCGGCCGGTTCCTTCGCGGGTATCCCCATCACCCACCGCGGTCTCGCCTCGGCTGTCGCTTTGGTCACCGGACATGAAGAACCGGGCAAGCCGCAGTCAGCTCTAGACTGGAACGCTTTGGCACGATTTCCGGGAACTCTGGTCGTCTACATGGGGGTTACCACGGCCGAAACTTGGACCAGGGCGATCATCGATGCAGGCAAAGATCCGTCCACGCCCACCGCGATCGTCCGGCGTTGTTCGTTGCCCGACCAACAAACCATTCATTGTCGTTTGGACGAAGTGGCGGGACATTTGACGCCCGCCTCGAAATTTCGTCCTCCGGTGATCACCATCATCGGACCGGTCACCGAGCTCGCCAAATCGATGGATTGGGTCACGCAGCGGCCGCTCCATGGCAAAACCGTTCTGGTCACTCGCCCCGCCGATAAAGCCGCTGCACTGGCGGGGCCCTTAGCTGACCTCGGTGCAAACGTGTTGATCCAACCGGCCATTGCAACCGGACCGATCTCGGACACATCAAGACTCGACGAAACGATCGCTCAATTCAATAAGTATGACGCGATCATCTTTTGCAGCGAAAATGGAGTCGTGTACTTCATGAACCGTTTGCTCGACCACTCAACTCACGACTTGCGAGCGTTCGCCGGAAAGCAAATTGGTTGCGTGGGAACCAAAACGGCTTCGAAGCTACGCAGCGACTTTCATCTCCAATCCGATTTCGTGCCTGACGATTTCGAAGCAGCATCGTTGGCGAGCGGGATGATGGAATCCTTACGCGGCAAATCGGTGCTCATCATCCGTGCCAGTCGAGGCCGGGACACGTTGCCCAGCTTGTTGCGAGATTCCGGCGTGGCGGTTGACGAAGTCGTTGCCTACGAAAATCGTGATGTGGTGGACGTCGATCCGTCCGTCGCTCAACAAGTCGCATCCGGCACTGTCGACTGGGTGACCATCACCAGCAGCGCGACCGCAACTAGTTTGCACCGCATGTTTGGCGACTCGTTGCACCGGATGAAGATCGCAAGTCTTTCTCCCGTAACCTCACAAACGCTCCATGAACTTGGCTACCGAGTGGCCGCTGAGGCGAATCCCTATACCATCGAATCTCTAATCGAGGCGATCTTGAAATCATGA
- a CDS encoding carboxymuconolactone decarboxylase family protein, with translation MIPKSYRKMHDEYPQYMQAYEAFGKAAKEAGPLSEREVALVKLAISIGSALEGATHSHCRKALEAGCTPEDLRHVAMVSAPTIGFPTMMRARSWVEDVLTKREYQ, from the coding sequence ATGATTCCAAAATCCTATCGCAAGATGCACGACGAATATCCTCAATACATGCAGGCATACGAGGCGTTCGGCAAAGCGGCCAAGGAAGCAGGACCGTTAAGCGAACGCGAAGTGGCACTTGTAAAGCTGGCCATCTCGATTGGATCGGCACTTGAAGGCGCGACGCATTCGCATTGCCGCAAAGCGCTCGAGGCAGGCTGCACTCCCGAAGATTTGCGGCATGTCGCGATGGTTTCCGCACCGACGATCGGTTTCCCCACGATGATGCGAGCCCGTTCGTGGGTTGAGGATGTATTGACGAAGCGGGAATATCAGTGA
- a CDS encoding molybdenum cofactor guanylyltransferase, which yields MSQRLLGVVLCGGKSTRMGQEKAALPHPKFATYLEHAIAELTPLCDQVVVSGTTSVSHDLVELEDSVKHQGPIHGIAAALRYAIEHGFAACLVTAVDMPYLHSDDLRHLVAAWATDNKTTVARSSQIEPLAAIYPVAVQPEMETNIALGRRSLTRWLEATPHHAVALSEQSCRNINTPDDLNPSTSHGY from the coding sequence GTGAGCCAAAGACTCTTGGGCGTCGTGCTTTGCGGCGGGAAGTCGACACGCATGGGTCAAGAGAAAGCCGCCCTGCCCCACCCCAAATTCGCCACGTATCTTGAGCACGCCATCGCTGAGCTTACCCCGCTTTGCGATCAAGTGGTTGTCAGCGGAACGACTTCTGTTTCACACGATTTGGTCGAATTGGAGGATAGCGTCAAACATCAGGGTCCGATTCATGGAATCGCAGCCGCGCTACGCTACGCGATAGAACATGGTTTTGCCGCATGCTTGGTCACCGCGGTTGACATGCCGTATTTGCATTCGGACGATCTTCGCCACCTCGTCGCCGCGTGGGCAACTGACAATAAAACCACCGTAGCTCGATCATCCCAAATCGAACCTCTAGCGGCGATCTATCCGGTTGCAGTTCAACCTGAAATGGAAACCAATATCGCCCTTGGCAGAAGAAGTTTGACGCGTTGGCTCGAAGCGACGCCTCACCATGCGGTCGCATTGTCCGAACAATCGTGTCGCAACATCAATACTCCCGATGACCTCAACCCATCAACGTCTCATGGTTACTAA
- a CDS encoding molybdopterin molybdotransferase MoeA, whose amino-acid sequence MVTKIAFNGPDDALAALAGKLLTVPTELACSDYVGRVLGKAVLADRDSPAADVSAMDGYALRMSHLKQTESIAVIGEAACGQPSPEMPDRGTVRIFTGAIVPADCDLVVKREDTIEGDGQIELTPSARENPKGSNIRRAGENLTAGSIVFNPGMLISPAARAAMVNFGHVGVDLHKPVRTTVITTGDEVVDLETTTQPWQLRNSNLWSLLSLFGQHHWIDLQPSGQCRDNKQALVDALTSALETSDAVIMTGGVSMGDYDYVPDVVREVGGEVVFHGLPIRPGKPILGAATHDGKLILGLPGNPVSAVINARRMVLPLLAKMSGQTKWMPIVPAIQVAAVQPKDIPLHRMLLVHLNESGQAELVNSKGSGDLVSLGQSDGFIELPIGSSITSPCRFFAW is encoded by the coding sequence ATGGTTACTAAAATCGCGTTCAATGGTCCTGATGATGCCTTAGCCGCGTTGGCAGGCAAACTGCTCACTGTACCCACCGAGCTTGCTTGTTCGGATTATGTTGGGCGTGTTCTTGGCAAAGCGGTATTGGCCGACCGCGATAGCCCAGCGGCAGATGTCTCGGCGATGGACGGCTACGCGCTTCGGATGTCGCATTTGAAGCAAACGGAATCCATTGCGGTCATTGGCGAAGCGGCGTGTGGCCAACCTTCACCCGAAATGCCTGACCGAGGAACCGTTCGTATTTTCACCGGCGCGATCGTGCCAGCCGACTGCGATCTTGTCGTCAAACGTGAAGACACCATCGAAGGCGACGGGCAAATCGAGCTCACGCCGTCCGCTCGTGAAAATCCAAAAGGATCCAACATTCGCCGAGCGGGTGAAAACTTGACTGCCGGAAGCATAGTCTTCAATCCAGGCATGTTGATTTCCCCCGCAGCGAGAGCGGCGATGGTGAACTTTGGTCACGTTGGCGTCGACCTGCACAAGCCGGTCCGCACCACCGTGATCACGACAGGCGATGAAGTGGTGGATTTGGAAACAACGACTCAACCATGGCAACTTCGAAACAGCAACCTTTGGTCACTGTTGTCTCTGTTTGGTCAGCACCATTGGATTGATTTGCAACCCTCAGGCCAGTGTCGCGACAACAAACAGGCGTTGGTCGACGCATTGACGAGCGCCTTGGAAACGTCTGACGCGGTGATCATGACGGGTGGAGTTTCAATGGGCGACTACGACTACGTTCCCGATGTGGTGCGAGAGGTTGGCGGAGAGGTGGTCTTCCATGGTTTGCCTATTCGTCCTGGCAAACCCATCCTTGGCGCAGCGACCCATGACGGCAAACTGATTCTTGGCTTGCCAGGCAATCCCGTCAGCGCCGTGATTAACGCTCGCCGCATGGTGCTGCCTTTGCTTGCCAAGATGAGCGGCCAAACAAAGTGGATGCCAATCGTGCCGGCAATCCAAGTCGCGGCGGTCCAGCCCAAAGACATTCCGCTGCATCGCATGTTGCTCGTTCATCTCAATGAAAGCGGTCAAGCCGAATTGGTCAACTCGAAAGGCTCAGGCGACTTAGTCTCACTCGGCCAAAGCGACGGCTTCATCGAACTACCGATCGGATCTTCCATCACATCACCCTGCCGCTTCTTTGCTTGGTAA
- a CDS encoding esterase/lipase family protein, whose amino-acid sequence MSKNTSTWHIVIIVVLFSGIGITTSKPGIAQTPDLSRQQSSDSIEILIPSHDGQLRWADVAAELGSQLRLDAPTIEQMLPAGSIDLRAGSTMLTLIGINMAAGDAIAFGIQPGSGGHEVLKVRCRRDWFDAKVDEVSPVKSMVLVDDDWPSKTRSKPMVVFLHGMNSGPQSFDTFRTAMRRRGFATAAVGYDSRQPIADSSKQVSLAMAQVFAANRQRPEICIVGHSMGGLVGLEWIENPNLDHTGVSRLITIGTPHAGSNWASLPPLADLFTDNDFDASDLVDVILHRPSAAGVTDLIPGSDFLKTLHARPRRADIRYTCIAGNVSPIDEHQIASLRSTLQSLDQDGSVVRLIRPRIAPLLDSFDEMENGKGDGIVSIQSACLIGVDDHVEAEVSHFNMITSDESVDTNPVLELILERLE is encoded by the coding sequence ATGTCGAAAAACACATCAACGTGGCATATCGTCATCATTGTTGTTCTTTTTTCAGGGATCGGAATCACCACCTCGAAACCGGGAATTGCCCAGACGCCGGATTTGTCGCGTCAGCAAAGTTCGGATTCGATCGAAATTCTGATCCCCTCACACGATGGACAACTTCGCTGGGCTGATGTCGCAGCTGAACTGGGGAGCCAATTGAGGTTGGATGCACCGACGATCGAGCAAATGCTGCCCGCAGGAAGCATTGACTTGCGAGCGGGCTCGACGATGTTGACGCTGATCGGAATCAACATGGCGGCGGGCGATGCGATTGCGTTCGGCATTCAGCCAGGAAGCGGCGGTCACGAAGTCTTGAAAGTGCGATGTCGTCGCGATTGGTTTGACGCAAAAGTTGACGAAGTAAGTCCAGTCAAGTCGATGGTTCTGGTGGATGACGATTGGCCGTCGAAGACTCGATCAAAACCAATGGTCGTATTTTTACACGGCATGAACAGTGGTCCACAATCTTTCGATACGTTCCGTACCGCGATGCGACGTCGAGGGTTTGCGACGGCCGCCGTCGGCTACGATTCTCGACAACCGATCGCTGATTCGTCTAAGCAAGTTTCGTTGGCAATGGCGCAAGTCTTCGCGGCTAACCGTCAGCGGCCTGAGATCTGCATTGTCGGTCATTCGATGGGAGGTCTGGTCGGACTTGAATGGATCGAAAACCCCAACCTCGATCATACAGGTGTTTCGCGACTCATCACGATTGGCACGCCGCATGCAGGTTCGAATTGGGCTAGTCTGCCACCGCTGGCGGATTTGTTCACTGACAATGATTTTGATGCCAGCGATTTAGTTGACGTCATTCTGCACCGCCCATCCGCGGCGGGCGTAACGGATTTGATTCCTGGGTCGGACTTTTTGAAAACACTTCACGCTCGTCCTCGTCGTGCCGACATTCGCTACACCTGCATCGCAGGTAATGTCAGTCCGATCGACGAACACCAAATCGCATCGCTCCGAAGTACGTTGCAATCGCTGGATCAAGATGGCAGCGTCGTGCGATTGATTCGACCTCGAATTGCACCATTGCTTGATAGCTTCGACGAAATGGAAAACGGTAAAGGCGATGGCATCGTCAGCATACAGAGTGCCTGCTTAATTGGCGTCGACGACCATGTGGAAGCCGAGGTTTCGCATTTCAACATGATCACGTCCGACGAATCGGTTGATACCAATCCAGTGCTGGAATTGATTCTAGAACGACTTGAGTAG
- a CDS encoding valine--tRNA ligase has product MNETNEIPNRFDHTTESALIAEAWEQAGCAHAEVNPDREPFCVVIPPPNVTGALHLGHGLNNTLQDIVVRTKRMQGYEALWMPGTDHAGIATQAVVERRLKENENLTRHDLGRDALVARIWDWKDQYEKRILGQLKRMGCSCDWDRLRFTLDDQCAAAVRATFYDLFGKRRIYRGKRLVNWDTFLQTAVSDDEVKNTTQKGHFWHFYYPVIDPKPGEPTRVEIATTRPETMLGDTAVAVHPDPAKALDKVEAELKTKIAEATVKEKPELEKQLEQLAERRAAMLPGLIMLRDMAADGRKLRLPLMDREIPLITDEWAKPELGSGCVKITPAHDPNDYEVGKRCDLPMINILNTDGTINAEGGKYEGLTIKKARAAVVADLDALDLVGDIEDREIEIPLSDRSKTAIEPFLADQWFVKMDELAQTAMDAVSDERVKIFPERYRKGYLDWLGEKRDWPVSRQLWWGHRIPIWSTLGLTQSAADELTSKLESLASDELVSQTDILDDGTCGVFVCLRRENAELETQIEELGLVQDPDVLDTWFSSALWPHSTLGWPEKTAELEYFYPTATLITSRDIITLWVARMVLMGLNNVGEIPFREVFIHPKILDGLGETMSKSKGNGVDPNDIVDKFGPDALRFGLARLATDTQDVRMPVQYECPHCEKLIDQTAKNRSLPVVECKFCKKPFSTQWAETEADKAHPKGAVISERFETARNFVNKLWNAARFTLMNMDDYTPQSLDLDALPLEDRWLLSRLATVTHEVTDCIEHYKFAEASRILYDFAWDEFCSFYIEIAKPRLDDESTRASTQSVMAHGLDQLLRLLHPTMPFVTESIWKHVGEVAIKRGVPEPSDAEPLLMTAAWPTANESHFDESIERQFAEFQAVVGGIRSIRASQNIKPSETVPVSIRATDSSATLLEPMRASIERLASCEVISLGADAKPFETNAPLALTSIDIDVHVDLEKFIDFEAELARLEKRRDQLIKQIMGKKGKLENESFVSRAPAEVVETERQSLVDLQAELVSVEADIAKLRSRIEA; this is encoded by the coding sequence ATGAACGAAACCAACGAAATCCCGAATCGATTCGACCACACTACTGAATCTGCGTTGATCGCCGAAGCCTGGGAACAGGCCGGATGTGCTCACGCTGAAGTCAATCCTGATCGCGAACCGTTCTGCGTCGTGATTCCTCCGCCAAACGTGACGGGAGCGTTACACCTCGGGCACGGGCTCAACAACACATTGCAAGACATCGTCGTTCGCACCAAGCGAATGCAGGGCTATGAGGCATTGTGGATGCCGGGTACCGATCACGCCGGCATCGCCACCCAGGCAGTGGTGGAACGACGGCTCAAAGAGAACGAGAACCTAACGCGACACGACCTGGGCCGAGACGCCTTGGTCGCAAGAATATGGGACTGGAAAGACCAGTACGAAAAACGCATCCTCGGACAACTCAAACGAATGGGTTGCAGTTGCGATTGGGATCGGCTGCGTTTCACTCTTGACGATCAATGCGCCGCCGCCGTTCGCGCGACGTTCTATGACCTTTTCGGCAAGCGTCGAATCTATCGTGGCAAGCGATTGGTGAACTGGGATACGTTCCTGCAAACAGCAGTTAGCGACGACGAGGTAAAGAACACGACTCAAAAAGGTCACTTTTGGCACTTCTACTATCCCGTTATCGATCCTAAACCAGGCGAACCCACTCGCGTGGAAATCGCGACCACGCGGCCGGAAACGATGTTGGGCGACACCGCCGTGGCCGTGCACCCTGATCCTGCCAAGGCTTTGGACAAAGTGGAAGCGGAGTTGAAAACCAAAATTGCCGAGGCGACTGTCAAGGAAAAGCCAGAGCTGGAAAAACAGTTGGAACAACTTGCCGAGCGACGCGCGGCGATGCTGCCCGGTTTGATCATGCTTCGCGACATGGCTGCCGACGGACGCAAGTTGCGTTTGCCATTGATGGACCGCGAGATCCCCTTGATCACTGACGAATGGGCCAAACCTGAACTCGGATCCGGTTGCGTGAAGATCACGCCGGCCCACGACCCCAATGACTATGAAGTTGGGAAACGTTGCGATTTGCCGATGATCAATATTCTGAACACCGACGGCACGATCAATGCGGAAGGCGGTAAGTACGAAGGATTAACGATCAAGAAAGCTCGCGCCGCCGTTGTTGCGGATCTCGATGCACTCGATCTGGTCGGGGACATCGAAGATCGAGAAATCGAGATTCCACTTAGCGATCGAAGCAAGACAGCGATCGAACCGTTCTTGGCTGACCAATGGTTTGTCAAAATGGACGAGCTTGCTCAAACCGCAATGGACGCGGTGAGCGATGAGCGAGTGAAGATTTTCCCTGAGCGCTATCGCAAAGGCTATCTCGATTGGCTCGGCGAAAAACGCGATTGGCCGGTCAGTCGTCAACTTTGGTGGGGACATCGAATCCCGATTTGGTCCACGCTGGGGCTGACGCAGTCCGCTGCCGATGAATTGACCTCCAAACTTGAATCGCTTGCCTCAGACGAATTGGTATCGCAGACCGATATTCTTGATGATGGAACTTGCGGCGTATTTGTTTGCCTACGACGCGAAAATGCGGAACTGGAAACCCAAATTGAAGAACTCGGTTTGGTCCAGGATCCGGACGTGCTTGATACTTGGTTCTCGTCCGCACTTTGGCCACACAGCACATTAGGGTGGCCAGAAAAAACAGCAGAGTTGGAATACTTCTATCCCACCGCAACGTTGATCACCTCGCGGGACATCATCACCCTGTGGGTAGCCAGGATGGTTCTGATGGGTCTCAACAACGTGGGTGAGATTCCGTTCCGCGAAGTGTTCATCCATCCGAAAATTTTGGACGGACTCGGCGAAACCATGTCCAAGAGCAAGGGCAACGGAGTGGATCCCAATGATATCGTTGACAAGTTTGGACCCGATGCGTTGCGTTTCGGATTGGCCCGTTTGGCAACCGATACCCAAGACGTTCGCATGCCTGTGCAATATGAATGTCCTCACTGCGAAAAGCTGATCGATCAAACGGCAAAGAACCGGTCGCTGCCCGTCGTGGAATGCAAGTTTTGCAAGAAACCGTTCTCGACTCAGTGGGCCGAAACGGAAGCTGACAAAGCTCATCCCAAGGGTGCCGTGATTAGTGAACGATTCGAGACGGCTCGCAACTTTGTCAATAAGCTCTGGAATGCCGCTCGATTCACGTTGATGAACATGGACGACTACACACCTCAGTCGCTTGATCTTGATGCTTTGCCGCTTGAAGATCGTTGGCTATTGAGCCGACTCGCAACCGTGACTCACGAGGTGACCGATTGCATCGAGCACTACAAGTTTGCCGAAGCCTCACGAATCCTTTACGACTTTGCCTGGGACGAATTTTGCAGCTTCTATATCGAAATCGCAAAGCCACGCTTAGACGACGAATCGACGCGGGCAAGTACCCAGTCCGTGATGGCTCACGGGCTTGATCAACTGCTGCGTCTTCTTCACCCCACCATGCCGTTTGTTACCGAGTCCATTTGGAAACACGTTGGCGAGGTCGCCATCAAGCGAGGTGTGCCGGAACCCAGTGATGCCGAGCCATTGCTCATGACCGCAGCTTGGCCAACCGCAAACGAATCTCACTTTGACGAATCCATTGAACGTCAATTCGCAGAATTCCAAGCAGTTGTTGGTGGCATCCGCAGCATTCGAGCTAGCCAAAACATCAAACCTTCCGAAACCGTCCCTGTTTCCATACGAGCGACGGATTCCTCTGCAACGCTGCTCGAACCAATGCGTGCGTCCATTGAACGGCTAGCGAGTTGTGAAGTAATTTCATTAGGTGCCGATGCCAAACCGTTCGAAACCAACGCTCCACTGGCACTGACGTCGATCGACATTGATGTCCATGTGGACTTGGAAAAGTTCATCGACTTTGAAGCGGAGCTCGCGCGTCTAGAAAAACGCCGTGATCAACTGATCAAGCAGATCATGGGTAAGAAAGGCAAACTCGAAAACGAAAGCTTTGTTTCCCGAGCCCCTGCTGAAGTTGTCGAGACCGAGCGTCAAAGCCTTGTCGATTTGCAAGCAGAACTTGTTAGCGTCGAGGCCGACATCGCGAAGCTGCGAAGCCGAATTGAAGCCTAG